The Glycine soja cultivar W05 chromosome 3, ASM419377v2, whole genome shotgun sequence genome window below encodes:
- the LOC114406566 gene encoding UBP1-associated protein 2A-like, whose protein sequence is MPPMGRKRKVAPKSSLSTEPPLKQQQPKPENPPQEYEEVEEEVEEEEVEEEVEEEEEEEEEDEEEEEEEEEEEEENDVVKQQQQQQQDEDDIPISKLLEPLGKDQLLNLLCDAAAKHRDVEERIRKAADGDPVHRKIFVHGLGWDTTAGTLISAFRQYGEIEDCKAVTDKVSGKSKGYGFILFKTRRGAQNALKEPQKKIGNRMTACQLASIGPVSNPPPTPMAPSAAPSSSVSEYTQKKIYVSNVGADLDPQKLLAFFSRFGEIEEGPLGLDKATGKPKGFCLFVYRNPESARRALEEPHKDFEGHILHCQKAIDGPKAGKFQQQQQHGNVNAHAQRAQFQRNSNVGANAAAGYGGGGSAVQPGHLMAPAGPGIGFNPSAAAAAQAALNPAMAQALTALLASQGTLGLTNLLGSIGTSAAVNPGVPAAGSAVQGGGYSAQPNISPGVVGGYGNQVGLQAAYPNQNQQIGQGGSGRGQYGGGAAPYMGH, encoded by the coding sequence ATGCCGCCGATGGGGAGGAAGCGAAAGGTAGCACCCAAATCTTCTCTATCCACCGAGCCACCTCTCAAGCAGCAACAACCAAAACCCGAAAATCCCCCTCAAGAATACGAAGAAGTCGAAGAGGAAGTTGAGGAAGAAGAGGTAGAGGAAGAGGtcgaagaggaagaagaagaagaagaggaggacgaggaagaagaggaggaggaagaagaagaagaagaagaaaacgacGTCGTCAaacaacagcagcagcaacagcaaGACGAAGACGACATCCCGATATCGAAACTTCTGGAACCGTTGGGCAAGGACCAGCTTCTGAACCTTCTTTGCGACGCGGCGGCGAAGCACCGCGATGTGGAGGAGAGGATCCGAAAGGCGGCGGATGGAGATCCGGTGCACCGGAAGATATTTGTCCACGGATTGGGCTGGGACACTACCGCCGGAACCCTAATTAGCGCGTTCCGGCAGTACGGAGAGATCGAGGACTGCAAGGCCGTCACCGACAAGGTCTCCGGCAAGTCCAAGGGctacggcttcatcctcttcAAGACGCGCCGCGGCGCGCAAAACGCGCTCAAGGAGCCGCAGAAGAAGATCGGCAACCGCATGACAGCGTGCCAGCTGGCATCCATCGGACCGGTTAGCAACCCGCCGCCGACGCCGATGGCGCCTTCAGCGGCTCCGTCGTCGTCGGTTTCGGAGTACACACAGAAGAAGATCTACGTGAGCAACGTCGGTGCGGACCTGGATCCGCAGAAGCTTCTCGCGTTTTTTTCACGGTTCGGGGAGATTGAGGAAGGGCCGTTGGGGCTTGACAAGGCCACCGGAAAACCTAAGGGGTTCTGTTTGTTTGTTTACAGGAATCCGGAGAGTGCGAGGAGAGCGTTGGAAGAGCCTCATAAGGATTTCGAAGGGCACATTTTGCATTGCCAGAAGGCGATTGATGGGCCCAAGGCCGGGAAATTtcaacagcagcagcagcacGGGAATGTTAATGCGCACGCCCAGCGGGCCCAGTTTCAGAGGAATAGTAATGTTGGTGCTAATGCTGCTGCGGgttatggtggtggtggttcgGCGGTGCAGCCGGGGCACTTGATGGCGCCGGCTGGGCCGGGGATTGGGTTTAATCCGTCGGCTGCTGCAGCTGCGCAGGCTGCGTTGAATCCGGCAATGGCACAGGCGTTGACGGCCCTGCTGGCGTCACAGGGGACGTTGGGGCTGACGAATTTGTTGGGGAGTATTGGAACGAGTGCTGCGGTGAACCCTGGTGTGCCTGCTGCAGGGTCTGCGGTGCAGGGTGGTGGTTATAGTGCTCAGCCGAATATAAGTCCCGGTGTTGTTGGAGGATATGGGAATCAGGTGGGGTTACAGGCTGCGTATCCGAATCAGAATCAGCAGATAGGGCAGGGTGGATCTGGAAGAGGGCAGTATGGTGGTGGAGCTGCGCCCTACATGGGGCACTAG